In Anticarsia gemmatalis isolate Benzon Research Colony breed Stoneville strain chromosome 5, ilAntGemm2 primary, whole genome shotgun sequence, the following are encoded in one genomic region:
- the LOC142972887 gene encoding alaserpin-like, producing MRLIICVLVFTAAALADSNVEQLLKEGNDQFTAKLFQEVVKKNPGKSVVQSAFSVLTPLSQLAVASVGESHDDILKAIGMPNDNVTKEAVVRINTRLGSVRGVELKQANKVYIRSGYTLNDEFADVSKNIFHSEVQNVDFSDSNTVKEINEWVEEQTNKRIKDLVDPKTIGPDTVTVLVNAIYFKGRWRFPFSRHSTYERDFYVTKENKVTMSMMHKKRTFRNGYSSELGAKFLQLPYVGGETSFVVVLPDEIDGVDALIKKLEDPAAFTRGLQTIVAEEVIVDLPKFKIETTIDLKETLQNMNLTKLFASGSAQLNNLIKGENNLYVSDAIQKAFIEVNEDGAEGAAANAFDHVRKSFKKTRNHFTADHPFLFFLTHNDIILFNGVFRS from the exons ATGAGGCTGATAATATGTG tgcTTGTATTCACGGCGGCTGCACTGGCCGACTCTAACGTGGAACAGCTGCTGAAAGAAGGAAATGATCAGTTCACTGCCAAACTATTCCAG GAAGTGGTAAAGAAAAACCCAGGAAAGAGCGTGGTCCAATCGGCGTTCTCTGTTCTGACTCCACTCTCACAGCTAGCAGTTGCTTCAGTGGGAGAATCACATGACGATATTCTTAAAGCTATTGGTATGCCTAATGATAATGTG ACAAAAGAAGCTGTGGTGAGAATCAACACAAGACTCGGTTCAGTGAGAGGAGTAGAATTAAAGCAAGCGAATAAAGTGTACATTAGATCAGGGTACACATTAAACGACGAATTTGCTGATGTATCTAAGAATATCTTTCATTCAGAAGTTCAGAATGTGGACTTCTCAGATTCAAATACTgtcaaggaaataaatgaatgg gtTGAAGAACAGACAAATAAACGTATCAAGGACTTAGTTGATCCGAAAACAATTGGGCCCGACACAGTTACTGTTCTTGTCAACGCTATTTACTTCAAA GGCAGGTGGAGGTTTCCCTTTTCACGACACTCGACCTATGAGCGTGATTTTTACGTGACCAAAGAAAACAAAGTTACGATGTCTATGATGCACAAGAAACGCACATTTAGAAATGGCTACAGTTCTGAACTTGGTGCAAAG tttttgcaaTTGCCGTATGTCGGGGGCGAAACGTCATTCGTGGTCGTTCTTCCGGACGAAATCGACGGAGTAGACGCTCTTATCAAGAAATTGGAAGATCCCGCAGCATTTACAAGAGGCCTTCAGACAATAGTGGCCGAAGAAGTTATAGTGGACTTGCCTAAATTTAAGATTGAAACTACAATAGACCTGAAGGAGACTCTGCAGAAT ATGAATTTAACAAAGCTGTTTGCATCTGGCTCAGCTCAAttgaataacttaattaaaGGAGAAAACAATTTGTATGTAAGTGACGCCATACAGAAAGCTTTTATAGAAGTGAACGAAGATGGGGCTGAAGGAGCAGCGGCTAATG CATTTGACCACGTTcgaaaaagtttcaaaaaaacACGTAACCACTTCACAGCCGATCATCCGTTCCTGTTCTTTTTAACGCATAACGATATTATTCTGTTCAACGGAGTCTTCCGTTCctaa
- the LOC142972879 gene encoding serine protease inhibitor 3/4-like, with translation MVNSSVVESQKKASGQFTHQLFQEVVEDYAGEGVTLSAFSVIIPLMQLAIAAAGATREQIIKSLRILLDEFLTKGAFPHIDLEDKLGSVKGDELEQPNKVFIKSGFKLNENLVDKLQTLFDSEVQSVDFSNKIRAAEQINKWVAEFTNKWIKDLVDPINIVSDTVTILANDIYFEGKWKYSFKKLLTAERRFHGSNNTSVLTPTIHSKEYFKYGHSSELGAKFLELPCAGDETSFIIVLPDKVDGIDALIDKFKIPEALTRGLQTMSTENVDLALPKFNIETTTDLKEALKNMGVVDLFSSDLAQLENLIKGETNLYVSGATQKAVIEVDESGVDAAVANEFTVSRWKQRDSTSFTQATVVELPRLKIKTITNLKQASLNMEGTTSNSNANDGLQEVNEEGAEAAEFAAVPKSLRSKLTSFKADHPFLIFIMWGKYILFNGVFDIK, from the exons ATGGTTAACTCTAGCGTGGTAGAAAGTCAGAAGAAAGCAAGTGGACAGTTCACCCACCAACTATTTCAG GAAGTGGTGGAGGACTATGCAGGGGAGGGTGTAACTCTATCGGCGTTCTCTGTTATAATTCCACTCATGCAACTGGCAATAGCTGCAGCGGGGGCAACGCGCGAACAAATTATCAAAAGTCTTCGTATCCTTCTTGATGAATTTTTG ACAAAAGGAGCGTTTCCACATATCGACTTGGAAGACAAACTCGGTTCAGTGAAAGGAGATGAACTAGAACAACCGAATAAAGTGTTCATTAAGTCAGGATTTAAGTTAAATGAAAACTTGGTTGATAAATTGCAGACTTTATTTGATTCAGAAGTTCAGAGTGTGGACTTCTCAAATAAAATTAGAGCGGCTGAGCAAATTAATAAATGG gTTGCagaatttacaaacaaatggaTCAAGGACTTAGTTGATCCGATTAATATTGTGTCCGACACAGTTACTATTTTGGCCAACGATATTTACTTTGAA ggCAAATGGAAGTATTCCTTTAAGAAATTATTGACTGCAGAGCGTCGTTTCCACGGGTCCAATAATACAAGTGTGTTGACACCTACGATCCACAGcaaggaatattttaaatatggcCACAGTTCTGAACTTGGTGCAAAG TTCTTAGAATTGCCGTGTGCTGGAGATGAGACATCTTTCATAATCGTTCTTCCGGATAAAGTCGATGGAATTGACGCTCTTATCGACAAATTTAAAATTCCGGAAGCATTGACTAGAGGTCTTCAAACAATGTCGACTGAGAATGTGGATCTTGCCTTGCCTAAATTCAATATTGAAACTACAACAGACCTGAAGGAGGCTTTAAAAAAC atGGGCGTAGTAGATCTATTTTCTTCTGACTTAGCCCAACTGGAAAACTTAATTAAGggagaaactaatttatatgTAAGTGGTGCAACACAGAAAGCTGTTATCGAAGTGGACGAAAGCGGTGTTGATGCAGCGGTGGCGAACG aatttactGTCAGCCGATGGAAGCAAAGGGATTCTACTTCCTTTACTCAAGCTACTGTCGTTGAACTGCCTAGACTCAAGATCAAAACTATAACAAACCTGAAGCAGGCTTCACTGAAC ATGGAAGGTACAACTTCTAATTCGAATGCTAATGATGGTCTACAAGAAGTTAACGAAGAAGGTGCTGAGGCAGCAG AATTTGCTGCTGTTCCAAAGAGTCTGAGGTCGAAATTGACCTCATTTAAAGCTGATCACCCGTTTCTGATCTTTATAATGTGgggcaaatatattttgttcaatggGGTCTTCGacattaaataa
- the LOC142972880 gene encoding antichymotrypsin-2-like isoform X2, with protein MQIIVRILRCDFSVYPTFVGDYCVAKMKLITCVLVFTAAVLADTNVEQLLKEGNDQFTAKLFQEAIKINPGKSVVQSAFSVLTPLSQLAVASVGESHDEILNAIGMPNDNVTKEAVARINTRLSSVKGVELKQASKVYISSGYTLNDEFAELSKNVFHSEVENVDFSNPIETAKKINEWVEEQTNKRIKELVDPSTIGPDTVTVLANAIYFKGRWMYPFSQRATYERDFYVTKENKVKMSMMHKRHKFKNGYSSELGAKFLELPYVGDETSFVVVLPDEVDGVDALIKKLEDPAAFTRGLQTMTSQTVIVDLPKFKIETTINLKQAFENMNLTKLFSSGTARLDNLIKGGSNLYVSDAIQKAFIEVNEVGAEGAAANALNIVLKKKQIIQNFFTADHPFLFFLMQKDIILFNGVFRS; from the exons atgcaaataattgTCAGAATCTTACGATGCGACTTCAGTGTCTATCCGACATTCGTTGGAGATTACTGTGTCGCCAAAATGAAGCTGATAACATGTG tacTCGTTTTTACGGCGGCTGTACTGGCCGATACTAACGTGGAACAACTGCTGAAAGAAGGAAATGATCAGTTCACTGCCAAACTATTCCAG gaAGCGATAAAGATCAATCCAGGAAAGAGCGTGGTCCAATCCGCGTTCTCTGTTCTGACTCCACTCTCACAGCTAGCAGTTGCTTCAGTGGGAGAATCACATGATGAGATCCTCAATGCTATTGGTATGCCTAATGATAATGTG ACAAAAGAAGCCGTGGCGAGAATCAACACAAGACTCAGTTCAGTGAAAGGAGTAGAACTAAAGCAAGCGAGTAAAGTGTACATTAGTTCAGGGTATACATTAAATGACGAGTTTGCTGAACTATCTAAAAATGTCTTCCATTCAGAAGTCGAGAACGTGGACTTCTCAAATCCAATTGAAACTGCTAAAAAAATTAATGAATGG gtTGAAGAACAGACAAATAAACGTATCAAGGAGTTAGTTGATCCGAGTACAATTGGGCCTGACACAGTTACTGTTCTTGCCAACgctatttatttcaaa ggCAGGTGGATGTATCCCTTTTCCCAACGCGCGACCTATGAGCGTGATTTCTACGTGACTAAAGAAAACAAAGTAAAGATGTCTATGATGCACAAGAGACACAAATTCAAAAATGGATACAGTTCTGAACTTGGTGCAAAG TTCTTGGAACTGCCGTATGTCGGAGACGAGACGTCATTCGTGGTCGTTCTTCCGGATGAAGTCGACGGTGTAGACGCACTTATTAAGAAATTGGAAGATCCCGCAGCATTTACGAGAGGTCTTCAGACAATGACAAGCCAAACAGTTATTGTTGACCTACCTAAATTTAAGATTGAAACTACGATAAACCTGAAGCAGGCTTTTGAGAAT ATGAATTTAACAAAGCTGTTTTCTTCTGGAACAGCTCGACTGGATAACTTAATTAAAGGAGGAAGCAATTTGTATGTAAGTGATGCCATCCAGAAAGCTTTTATAGAAGTGAACGAAGTAGGTGCTGAGGGGGCGGCGGCTAATG cacTTAATATTGTTCTCAAAAAGAagcaaattatacaaaacttctTCACAGCTGATCATCCGTTCCTGTTCTTTTTGATGCagaaagatattattttgtttaacggAGTTTTCCGCTCTTAA
- the LOC142972880 gene encoding antichymotrypsin-2-like isoform X1: MQIIVRILRCDFSVYPTFVGDYCVAKMKLITCVLVFTAAVLADTNVEQLLKEGNDQFTAKLFQEAIKINPGKSVVQSAFSVLTPLSQLAVASVGESHDEILNAIGMPNDNVTKEAVARINTRLSSVKGVELKQASKVYISSGYTLNDEFAELSKNVFHSEVENVDFSNPIETAKKINEWVEEQTNKRIKELVDPSTIGPDTVTVLANAIYFKGRWMYPFSQRATYERDFYVTKENKVKMSMMHKRHKFKNGYSSELGAKFLELPYVGDETSFVVVLPDEVDGVDALIKKLEDPAAFTRGLQTMTSQTVIVDLPKFKIETTINLKQAFENMNLTKLFSSGTARLDNLIKGGSNLYVSDAIQKAFIEVNEVGAEGAAANEFSIVVKSAKQIQNFFTADHPFLFFLMQNDIILFNGVFRS, translated from the exons atgcaaataattgTCAGAATCTTACGATGCGACTTCAGTGTCTATCCGACATTCGTTGGAGATTACTGTGTCGCCAAAATGAAGCTGATAACATGTG tacTCGTTTTTACGGCGGCTGTACTGGCCGATACTAACGTGGAACAACTGCTGAAAGAAGGAAATGATCAGTTCACTGCCAAACTATTCCAG gaAGCGATAAAGATCAATCCAGGAAAGAGCGTGGTCCAATCCGCGTTCTCTGTTCTGACTCCACTCTCACAGCTAGCAGTTGCTTCAGTGGGAGAATCACATGATGAGATCCTCAATGCTATTGGTATGCCTAATGATAATGTG ACAAAAGAAGCCGTGGCGAGAATCAACACAAGACTCAGTTCAGTGAAAGGAGTAGAACTAAAGCAAGCGAGTAAAGTGTACATTAGTTCAGGGTATACATTAAATGACGAGTTTGCTGAACTATCTAAAAATGTCTTCCATTCAGAAGTCGAGAACGTGGACTTCTCAAATCCAATTGAAACTGCTAAAAAAATTAATGAATGG gtTGAAGAACAGACAAATAAACGTATCAAGGAGTTAGTTGATCCGAGTACAATTGGGCCTGACACAGTTACTGTTCTTGCCAACgctatttatttcaaa ggCAGGTGGATGTATCCCTTTTCCCAACGCGCGACCTATGAGCGTGATTTCTACGTGACTAAAGAAAACAAAGTAAAGATGTCTATGATGCACAAGAGACACAAATTCAAAAATGGATACAGTTCTGAACTTGGTGCAAAG TTCTTGGAACTGCCGTATGTCGGAGACGAGACGTCATTCGTGGTCGTTCTTCCGGATGAAGTCGACGGTGTAGACGCACTTATTAAGAAATTGGAAGATCCCGCAGCATTTACGAGAGGTCTTCAGACAATGACAAGCCAAACAGTTATTGTTGACCTACCTAAATTTAAGATTGAAACTACGATAAACCTGAAGCAGGCTTTTGAGAAT ATGAATTTAACAAAGCTGTTTTCTTCTGGAACAGCTCGACTGGATAACTTAATTAAAGGAGGAAGCAATTTGTATGTAAGTGATGCCATCCAGAAAGCTTTTATAGAAGTGAACGAAGTAGGTGCTGAGGGGGCGGCGGCTAATG AGTTTAGTATTGTTGTCAAAAGTgctaaacaaatacaaaacttcTTCACCGCGGATCATCCGTTCCTGTTCTTTTTGATGCAGAACGATATTATTCTGTTCAACGGAGTCTTCCGTTCTTAa
- the LOC142972886 gene encoding antichymotrypsin-2-like, giving the protein MKLIICVLVFTAAALADSNVEQLLKEGNDQFTAKLFQEAVKINPGKSVVQSAFSVLTPLSQLAVASVGESHDDILNAIGMPNDNVTKEAVSRINTRLSSVKGVELKQASKVYISSGYTLNDEFAEVSKTVFHSEVENVDFSNPKTVDQINEWVEEHTNKRIKDLVDPSMIGPDTVTVLANAIYFKGKWKYPFSELATYERDFYVTKENKVGVSMMHKKHAFKIGHSSELGAQFLELPYIGDETSFVVVLPDEVDGVDALIKKLEDPAALTRGLQTMWKQNVAVDLPKFKIETTTDLKQALQNIHLTKLFTAGAARLDKLLKGESNLYVSDAIQKAFIEVNEEGAEGAAANAFAIYRSDPRNTPIPFTADHPFLFFLMQNDIILFNGVYRT; this is encoded by the exons ATGAAGCTGATAATATGCG TACTCGTTTTTACGGCGGCTGCACTGGCCGACTCTAACGTGGAACAGCTGCTGAAAGAAGGAAATGATCAGTTCACTGCCAAACTATTCCAG gaaGCGGTAAAGATCAACCCAGGAAAGAGCGTAGTCCAATCAGCGTTCTCTGTTCTGACTCCACTCTCACAGCTAGCAGTTGCTTCCGTGGGAGAATCACATGACGATATTCTTAATGCTATTGGTATGCCCAATGATAATGTG ACAAAAGAAGCAGTATCAAGAATCAACACAAGACTCAGTTCAGTTAAAGGAGTAGAACTAAAGCAAGCGAGTAAAGTGTACATTAGTTCAGGATATACATTAAATGACGAGTTTGCTGAAGTGTCCAAAACTGTCTTCCATTCAGAAGTTGAGAACGTGGACTTTTCAAATCCAAAAACTGTCGATCAAATAAATGAATGG gtTGAAGAACACACAAACAAACGCATCAAGGACTTAGTTGACCCGAGTATGATTGGGCCTGACACAGTAACTGTTCTTGCCAACGCTATTTACTTCAAA GGTAAATGGAAGTATCCCTTTTCGGAACTCGCGACCTATGAGCGTGATTTCTACGTGACCAAAGAAAATAAGGTTGGGGTGTCCATGATGCACAAAAAACATGCTTTCAAAATTGGCCACAGTTCTGAACTTGGTGCACAG TTCCTGGAATTGCCATACATCGGAGATGAGACGTCATTCGTGGTCGTTCTTCCGGACGAAGTCGACGGTGTTGACGCTCTTATCAAGAAATTGGAAGATCCCGCAGCATTAACCAGAGGTCTTCAAACAATGTGGAAACAAAACGTTGCTGTTGATTTACCTAAATTTAAGATTGAAACTACAACAGACCTGAAGCAGGCTTTACAGAAT ATTCATTTAACAAAGCTGTTTACTGCTGGTGCAGCTCGACtggataaattattaaaaggtGAAAGCAATTTGTATGTAAGTGACGCCATCCAGAAAGCTTTTATTGAAGTAAACGAAGAAGGTGCTGAGGGGGCGGCGGCTAATG CATTTGCTATTTACCGAAGTGACCCCAGAAACACACCGATACCCTTCACAGCCGATCATCCGTTCCTGTTCTTTTTGATGCAGaacgatattattttattcaacggAGTCTACCGTACttaa
- the LOC142972884 gene encoding alaserpin-like isoform X1, whose product MKLIICVLLLTAAALADSNVEQLLKEGNDQFTAKLFQEAVKSSAGKSVVLSAFSVLTPLSQLALASVGESHDEILNAIGMPSDNLTKEAVARINTRLSSVKGVELKQANKVYVSSGFTLNDEFAEVSKNVFHSEVQNVDFSDQTGTAKQINEWVEDHTNKRIKDLVDPNSIGSDTVTVLVNAIYFKGRWKNPFIKLATHTRDFYVTKENKVGIPMMHNKDDFKYGYSSELGAKFLELPYVGEETSFVVVLPDEVDGVDALIKKLEDPAAFTRGLQTMSTQDVVVALPKFKIETTTNLKQALQNINITKLFARGSARLENLIKGQHDLYVSHAIQKAFIEVNEEGAEAAAANEFGISLNSLSPILPKYFTADHPFLFFLMQNDIILFNGVFRS is encoded by the exons ATGAAGTTGATAATATGCG tgcTTCTTCTCACGGCGGCTGCACTGGCCGACTCTAACGTGGAACAGCTGCTGAAAGAAGGAAACGATCAGTTCACTGCCAAACTTTTCCAG GAAGCGGTAAAGAGCAGCGCAGGAAAGAGCGTAGTTTTGTCAGCGTTCTCTGTTCTGACTCCACTCTCGCAACTCGCACTTGCTTCAGTGGGAGAATCACACGATGAGATCCTCAATGCTATTGGTATGCCTAGTGATAATTTG ACAAAAGAAGCTGTAGCAAGAATCAACACAAGACTCAGTTCAGTGAAAGGAGTAGAACTAAAGCAAGCGAATAAAGTGTACGTCAGCTCAGGATTCACATTAAACGACGAGTTTGCTGAAGTATCCAAGAATGTCTTCCATTCAGAAGTTCAGAATGTGGATTTCTCAGATCAAACTGGAACAgccaaacaaataaatgaatgg gtTGAAGATCACACAAACAAACGCATCAAGGACTTAGTTGATCCGAACTCCATTGGGTCCGACACAGTTACTGTTCTTGTCAACGCTATCTACTTCAAA gGCAGGTGGAAGAATCCCTTCATAAAGCTAGCAACACATACACGTGACTTTTATGTGACCAAAGAAAACAAAGTTGGAATACCTATGATGCACAACAAAGATGATTTCAAATATGGCTACAGTTCTGAACTTGGTGCAAAG ttcttgGAATTGCCGTATGTTGGAGAAGAGACATCATTCGTGGTCGTTCTGCCGGATGAAGTCGACGGTGTAGACGCTCTTATCAAGAAATTGGAAGATCCCGCAGCATTCACTAGAGGTCTGCAGACAATGTCTACTCAAGATGTTGTCGTTGCACTCCCTAAATTCAAGATCGAAACTACAACTAACCTGAAGCAGGCTTTACAGAAT ATAAACATTACAAAGCTGTTTGCTCGTGGTTCAGCTCGACTAGAAAACCTAATAAAAGGACAACATGATTTATATGTGAGTCACGCTATACAGAAAGCTTTTATTGAAGTTAACGAAGAAGGTGCTGAGGCAGCGGCGGCTAATG aatttgGTATTTCTCTAAACAGCCTGAGTCCAATTCTCCCGAAGTACTTCACAGCCGATCATCCGTTCCTGTTCTTTTTAATGCAGAACGATATTATTCTGTTCAATGGAGTCTTCCGTTCTTAG
- the LOC142972884 gene encoding alaserpin-like isoform X2 — protein MKLIICVLLLTAAALADSNVEQLLKEGNDQFTAKLFQEAVKSSAGKSVVLSAFSVLTPLSQLALASVGESHDEILNAIGMPSDNLTKEAVARINTRLSSVKGVELKQANKVYVSSGFTLNDEFAEVSKNVFHSEVQNVDFSDQTGTAKQINEWVEDHTNKRIKDLVDPNSIGSDTVTVLVNAIYFKGRWKNPFIKLATHTRDFYVTKENKVGIPMMHNKDDFKYGYSSELGAKFLELPYVGEETSFVVVLPDEVDGVDALIKKLEDPAAFTRGLQTMSTQDVVVALPKFKIETTTNLKQALQNMNIAKLFTAGSARLDNLIKGENNLYVSDAVQKAFIEVNEEGAEAAGGNEFGIVPTSLSRIPPKFFTADHPFVFFLMQNDVILFNGVFRS, from the exons ATGAAGTTGATAATATGCG tgcTTCTTCTCACGGCGGCTGCACTGGCCGACTCTAACGTGGAACAGCTGCTGAAAGAAGGAAACGATCAGTTCACTGCCAAACTTTTCCAG GAAGCGGTAAAGAGCAGCGCAGGAAAGAGCGTAGTTTTGTCAGCGTTCTCTGTTCTGACTCCACTCTCGCAACTCGCACTTGCTTCAGTGGGAGAATCACACGATGAGATCCTCAATGCTATTGGTATGCCTAGTGATAATTTG ACAAAAGAAGCTGTAGCAAGAATCAACACAAGACTCAGTTCAGTGAAAGGAGTAGAACTAAAGCAAGCGAATAAAGTGTACGTCAGCTCAGGATTCACATTAAACGACGAGTTTGCTGAAGTATCCAAGAATGTCTTCCATTCAGAAGTTCAGAATGTGGATTTCTCAGATCAAACTGGAACAgccaaacaaataaatgaatgg gtTGAAGATCACACAAACAAACGCATCAAGGACTTAGTTGATCCGAACTCCATTGGGTCCGACACAGTTACTGTTCTTGTCAACGCTATCTACTTCAAA gGCAGGTGGAAGAATCCCTTCATAAAGCTAGCAACACATACACGTGACTTTTATGTGACCAAAGAAAACAAAGTTGGAATACCTATGATGCACAACAAAGATGATTTCAAATATGGCTACAGTTCTGAACTTGGTGCAAAG ttcttgGAATTGCCGTATGTTGGAGAAGAGACATCATTCGTGGTCGTTCTGCCGGATGAAGTCGACGGTGTAGACGCTCTTATCAAGAAATTGGAAGATCCCGCAGCATTCACTAGAGGTCTGCAGACAATGTCTACTCAAGATGTTGTCGTTGCACTCCCTAAATTCAAGATCGAAACTACAACTAACCTGAAGCAGGCTTTACAGAAT ATGAATATTGCTAAGCTGTTTACTGCAGGCTCAGCTCGactagataatttaattaagggagaaaataatttgtatgtaagtGACGCCGTACAGAAAGCTTTTATAGAAGTGAACGAAGAAGGGGCTGAAGCAGCGGGTGGTAATG aATTTGGTATCGTTCCAACGAGTTTGAGCCGGATTCCACCGAAGTTCTTCACAGCTGATCATCCATTTGTGTTCTTTTTAATGCAAAATGATGTTATTCTGTTCAATGGAGTTTTTAgatcttag